From a single Eleginops maclovinus isolate JMC-PN-2008 ecotype Puerto Natales chromosome 2, JC_Emac_rtc_rv5, whole genome shotgun sequence genomic region:
- the taf3 gene encoding transcription initiation factor TFIID subunit 3 isoform X1, with amino-acid sequence MCESYARSLLRVSVAQICQALGWDAVQLTACDQLSDVLHRYIQQLAKVCHRYSELYGRTDPVLDDVSQAFRLLGVSLSELEDYVHNLEPVAFAQQTPLFPISKNNVLQFPQPGARDAEERKEYIPDHMPPLVSLQEEEEEEEEVLADMGTSAEAMQVALEEDEEELDEDETVNDENHPLKRHRDLDSPDAALGMMPTSKRPRMYPGHSPEWGVEPREPLTSLNAQRVPPGMLPSHDSLDPMSPETPSGALPSFRPQPVVPKHSDQKGLTTPGRKPKVSSPGRQRTKSPKGVLPVPVGGSPLHSPKTSKERKKSPGRTKSPKSPKSPKVGSAKASQPQSKSDVVHKLPLSALSERMGKENIHMRQNIEDRELDEGPFKTLEPESADIEDSIDAVIARACAEREPDPFAFSSGSDSDSNGISSPRRLTIMEPTTPKLHIGISAKDTSTPLHLQAHAGLGKWTMDDSINEVIRKVNQGGPSAPQPSQGQYVSSGSASPPTPEPLLKVFEEKNKMVPSVDVKKKLKKDLKTKMKKKEKDKPKDKDREKDKGKLKEKNKDKNRDKNKDFFKDGKMPWKEFGMKDDEHFLQRDFTLPEGSIKIKTRDVEVPKKEKEKHKDKKKDKEKSKKDKDKRDKGKDRNKEDRQKQSALAPFALGEIPQLFSPASCLRIPSMLPPLAPILQDKEIKSKEKDKKKDKKEKKKKKDKEKDKEREKAKEKEREKEEKRKEKEREKEKREKEKEKEKERIRLEKVKVEIPAALPSPVIPRLTLRVGAGQDKIVISKVVPNSEPRTPTPRTPASKSGPGNRPRTPPPPPVLAPVIPILPPAPSPLPPAPAASSLLSAAPMLSPAASFKTPVRSVVTETVSTYVIRDEWGNQIWICPGCNKADDGSPMIGCDDCDDWYHWPCVGILTAPPEDQQWFCVKCSSKKKDKKHKKRKHKLH; translated from the exons ATGTGCGAGAGCTATGCCCGCTCGCTGCTGCGTGTTTCGGTGGCGCAGATCTGCCAGGCTCTGGGCTGGGATGCGGTTCAGCTCACTGCGTGCGATCAGCTGTCCGATGTGCTGCATCGATACATCCAGCAGCTGGCCAAAGTCTGCCATCGGTACTCTGAACTCT ATGGAAGAACAGATCCAGTCCTGGATGATGTCAGCCAGGCCTTCAGACTGCTGGGGGTGAGTCTGAGTGAACTGGAGGACTACGTCCACAACCTGGAGCCTGTGGCCTTCGCCCAACAAACGCCACTCTTTCCTATCAGCAAAAACAACGTCTTGCAGTTTCCCCAGCCTGGAGCCCGAGATgcagaggaaaggaaggaatACATTCCAGATCACATGCCACCCCTGGTCTCTTTACAAGAAG aagaggaggaggaggaggaggtcctTGCTGACATGGGAACCTCAGCCGAAGCTATGCAGGTGGCActggaagaggatgaggaggaactGGACGAAGATGAGACAGTCAATGATGAGAACCACCCACTGAAGAGGCACCGGGACCTGGACAGTCCGGATGCAGCTTTGGGCATGATGCCTACCTCCAAGAGACCCCGCATGTACCCCGGCCACAGCCCAGAATGGGGGGTTGAGCCTAGGGAGCCTCTTACCTCTCTCAACGCTCAACGTGTTCCCCCAGGCATGCTGCCTTCTCATGATAGCCTTGACCCCATGTCTCCTGAAACACCTTCTGGAGCCCTGCCTTCGTTCAGACCTCAGCCAGTAGTACCAAAACACTCTGATCAAAAGGGCCTCACCACTCCAGGAAGAAAGCCTAAGGTCTCGTCACCTGGCAGACAACGGACTAAGTCCCCAAAAGGGGTCCTTCCTGTTCCGGTGGGTGGTAGTCCCCTCCATTCACCCAAAACATCTAAGGAAAGGAAGAAATCCCCGGGGAGAACGAAGAGTCCTAAAAGCCCAAAGAGCCCAAAGGTGGGTTCAGCCAAAGCATCCCAACCCCAGAGCAAGTCGGATGTTGTGCACAAGCTCCCGCTGTCTGCGCTGAGCGAGAGAATGGGCAAAGAGAACATTCATATGCGTCAAAATATAGAAGACAGGGAGTTAGATGAGGGACCCTTCAAGACACTAGAGCCTGAAAGTGCGGACATCGAGGACTCCATTGATGCTGTGATTGCAAGAGCGTGTGCTGAGCGAGAGCCGGATCCTTTTGCTTTCTCCTCGGGCTCTGATTCGGATAGCAATGGAATCTCCAGCCCCAGGAGGCTGACCATCATGGAGCCAACTACGCCTAAACTCCATATTGGGATCTCTGCTAAAGACACGTCAACACCACTCCACCTACAGGCACACGCAGGCCTCGGAAAATGGACTATGGATGATTCGATCAATGAGGTGATCCGAAAGGTCAACCAGGGGGGTCCTTCTGCACCCCAACCAAGCCAAGGGCAGTATGTCTCATCAGGATCAGCCTCTCCGCCTACACCTGAACCTTTACTCAAGGTGTTTGAGGAGAAGAACAAAATGGTGCCATCTGTAGATGTCAAGAAAAAGCTGAAGAAGGACctcaaaactaaaatgaagaagaaggagaaggacaaGCCGAAAGACAAAGATCGGGAAAAGGATAAGGGCAAGCTGAAAGAGAAGAACAAGGATAAGAACCGGGATAAAAACAAGGACTTTTTCAAGGATGGAAAGATGCCCTGGAAGGAGTTTGGAATGAAAGATGACGAGCACTTCCTTCAGCGAGACTTTACTCTTCCTGAGGGCTCCATCAAGATAAAAACCAGGGATGTAGAGGTCCctaagaaggagaaggagaaacacaaagacaaaaagaaagataaagaaaaaagtaaaaaggacaAAGATAAGAGAGACAAGGGTAAAGATAGGAACAAGGAGGACAGGCAGAAACAGTCTGCGTTAGCGCCCTTTGCTCTGGGTGAAATCCCCCAACTGTTCAGCCCCGCTTCCTGCCTGCGCATCCCCTCTATGCTTCCTCCTCTGGCCCCGATCCTCCAGGATAAGGAGATAAAGAGCAAGGAGAAGGACAAGAAGAAAgacaagaaggagaagaagaaaaagaaagacaaggagAAGGATAAGGAGCGAGAGAAGGCcaaagaaaaggagagggagaaagaggagaagaggaaagaaaaggagagggaaaaggaaaagcgggaaaaggagaaagagaaggaaaaagagagaattcGGTTGGAGAAG GTGAAAGTGGAGATTCCAGCAGCTCTTCCTTCTCCAGTGATCCCCAGACTGACACTCAGGGTGGGAGCAGGCCAAGACAAAAT TGTCATCAGCAAGGTGGTTCCAAACTCCGAGCCTAGGACTCCAACACCCAGGACCCCCGCTTCCAAGTCGGGACCTGGGAATCGCCCTCGGACGCCGCCACCGCCTCCAGTCCTCGCCCCGGTCATTCCCATCCTGCCTCCAGCGCCCTCTCCACTTCCACCAGCGCCTGCCGCTTCATCGCTGCTCTCCGCTGCCCCGATGCTCTCTCCCGCCGCATCCTTCAAAACGCCGGTCCGGAGCGTAGTAACAGAGACGGTCAGTACATACGTG ATACGAGATGAATGGGGAAACCAGATATGGATTTGTCCCGGATGCAACAAAGCTGATGATGGCAGTCCCATGATAGGATGTGATGACTGTGATGACTGGTATCATTG GCCTTGTGTTGGGATCCTTACCGCCCCTCCGGAGGACCAGCAGTGGTTCTGTGTTAAATGTTCCAGCAAAAAGaaggacaaaaaacacaagaaaaggaaacacaaactgCATTGA
- the taf3 gene encoding transcription initiation factor TFIID subunit 3 isoform X2, which produces MCESYARSLLRVSVAQICQALGWDAVQLTACDQLSDVLHRYIQQLAKVCHRYSELYGRTDPVLDDVSQAFRLLGVSLSELEDYVHNLEPVAFAQQTPLFPISKNNVLQFPQPGARDAEERKEYIPDHMPPLVSLQEEEEEEEEVLADMGTSAEAMQVALEEDEEELDEDETVNDENHPLKRHRDLDSPDAALGMMPTSKRPRMYPGHSPEWGVEPREPLTSLNAQRVPPGMLPSHDSLDPMSPETPSGALPSFRPQPVVPKHSDQKGLTTPGRKPKVSSPGRQRTKSPKGVLPVPVGGSPLHSPKTSKERKKSPGRTKSPKSPKSPKVGSAKASQPQSKSDVVHKLPLSALSERMGKENIHMRQNIEDRELDEGPFKTLEPESADIEDSIDAVIARACAEREPDPFAFSSGSDSDSNGISSPRRLTIMEPTTPKLHIGISAKDTSTPLHLQAHAGLGKWTMDDSINEVIRKVNQGGPSAPQPSQGQYVSSGSASPPTPEPLLKVFEEKNKMVPSVDVKKKLKKDLKTKMKKKEKDKPKDKDREKDKGKLKEKNKDKNRDKNKDFFKDGKMPWKEFGMKDDEHFLQRDFTLPEGSIKIKTRDVEVPKKEKEKHKDKKKDKEKSKKDKDKRDKGKDRNKEDRQKQSALAPFALGEIPQLFSPASCLRIPSMLPPLAPILQDKEIKSKEKDKKKDKKEKKKKKDKEKDKEREKAKEKEREKEEKRKEKEREKEKREKEKEKEKERIRLEKVKVEIPAALPSPVIPRLTLRVGAGQDKIVISKVVPNSEPRTPTPRTPASKSGPGNRPRTPPPPPVLAPVIPILPPAPSPLPPAPAASSLLSAAPMLSPAASFKTPVRSVVTETIRDEWGNQIWICPGCNKADDGSPMIGCDDCDDWYHWPCVGILTAPPEDQQWFCVKCSSKKKDKKHKKRKHKLH; this is translated from the exons ATGTGCGAGAGCTATGCCCGCTCGCTGCTGCGTGTTTCGGTGGCGCAGATCTGCCAGGCTCTGGGCTGGGATGCGGTTCAGCTCACTGCGTGCGATCAGCTGTCCGATGTGCTGCATCGATACATCCAGCAGCTGGCCAAAGTCTGCCATCGGTACTCTGAACTCT ATGGAAGAACAGATCCAGTCCTGGATGATGTCAGCCAGGCCTTCAGACTGCTGGGGGTGAGTCTGAGTGAACTGGAGGACTACGTCCACAACCTGGAGCCTGTGGCCTTCGCCCAACAAACGCCACTCTTTCCTATCAGCAAAAACAACGTCTTGCAGTTTCCCCAGCCTGGAGCCCGAGATgcagaggaaaggaaggaatACATTCCAGATCACATGCCACCCCTGGTCTCTTTACAAGAAG aagaggaggaggaggaggaggtcctTGCTGACATGGGAACCTCAGCCGAAGCTATGCAGGTGGCActggaagaggatgaggaggaactGGACGAAGATGAGACAGTCAATGATGAGAACCACCCACTGAAGAGGCACCGGGACCTGGACAGTCCGGATGCAGCTTTGGGCATGATGCCTACCTCCAAGAGACCCCGCATGTACCCCGGCCACAGCCCAGAATGGGGGGTTGAGCCTAGGGAGCCTCTTACCTCTCTCAACGCTCAACGTGTTCCCCCAGGCATGCTGCCTTCTCATGATAGCCTTGACCCCATGTCTCCTGAAACACCTTCTGGAGCCCTGCCTTCGTTCAGACCTCAGCCAGTAGTACCAAAACACTCTGATCAAAAGGGCCTCACCACTCCAGGAAGAAAGCCTAAGGTCTCGTCACCTGGCAGACAACGGACTAAGTCCCCAAAAGGGGTCCTTCCTGTTCCGGTGGGTGGTAGTCCCCTCCATTCACCCAAAACATCTAAGGAAAGGAAGAAATCCCCGGGGAGAACGAAGAGTCCTAAAAGCCCAAAGAGCCCAAAGGTGGGTTCAGCCAAAGCATCCCAACCCCAGAGCAAGTCGGATGTTGTGCACAAGCTCCCGCTGTCTGCGCTGAGCGAGAGAATGGGCAAAGAGAACATTCATATGCGTCAAAATATAGAAGACAGGGAGTTAGATGAGGGACCCTTCAAGACACTAGAGCCTGAAAGTGCGGACATCGAGGACTCCATTGATGCTGTGATTGCAAGAGCGTGTGCTGAGCGAGAGCCGGATCCTTTTGCTTTCTCCTCGGGCTCTGATTCGGATAGCAATGGAATCTCCAGCCCCAGGAGGCTGACCATCATGGAGCCAACTACGCCTAAACTCCATATTGGGATCTCTGCTAAAGACACGTCAACACCACTCCACCTACAGGCACACGCAGGCCTCGGAAAATGGACTATGGATGATTCGATCAATGAGGTGATCCGAAAGGTCAACCAGGGGGGTCCTTCTGCACCCCAACCAAGCCAAGGGCAGTATGTCTCATCAGGATCAGCCTCTCCGCCTACACCTGAACCTTTACTCAAGGTGTTTGAGGAGAAGAACAAAATGGTGCCATCTGTAGATGTCAAGAAAAAGCTGAAGAAGGACctcaaaactaaaatgaagaagaaggagaaggacaaGCCGAAAGACAAAGATCGGGAAAAGGATAAGGGCAAGCTGAAAGAGAAGAACAAGGATAAGAACCGGGATAAAAACAAGGACTTTTTCAAGGATGGAAAGATGCCCTGGAAGGAGTTTGGAATGAAAGATGACGAGCACTTCCTTCAGCGAGACTTTACTCTTCCTGAGGGCTCCATCAAGATAAAAACCAGGGATGTAGAGGTCCctaagaaggagaaggagaaacacaaagacaaaaagaaagataaagaaaaaagtaaaaaggacaAAGATAAGAGAGACAAGGGTAAAGATAGGAACAAGGAGGACAGGCAGAAACAGTCTGCGTTAGCGCCCTTTGCTCTGGGTGAAATCCCCCAACTGTTCAGCCCCGCTTCCTGCCTGCGCATCCCCTCTATGCTTCCTCCTCTGGCCCCGATCCTCCAGGATAAGGAGATAAAGAGCAAGGAGAAGGACAAGAAGAAAgacaagaaggagaagaagaaaaagaaagacaaggagAAGGATAAGGAGCGAGAGAAGGCcaaagaaaaggagagggagaaagaggagaagaggaaagaaaaggagagggaaaaggaaaagcgggaaaaggagaaagagaaggaaaaagagagaattcGGTTGGAGAAG GTGAAAGTGGAGATTCCAGCAGCTCTTCCTTCTCCAGTGATCCCCAGACTGACACTCAGGGTGGGAGCAGGCCAAGACAAAAT TGTCATCAGCAAGGTGGTTCCAAACTCCGAGCCTAGGACTCCAACACCCAGGACCCCCGCTTCCAAGTCGGGACCTGGGAATCGCCCTCGGACGCCGCCACCGCCTCCAGTCCTCGCCCCGGTCATTCCCATCCTGCCTCCAGCGCCCTCTCCACTTCCACCAGCGCCTGCCGCTTCATCGCTGCTCTCCGCTGCCCCGATGCTCTCTCCCGCCGCATCCTTCAAAACGCCGGTCCGGAGCGTAGTAACAGAGACG ATACGAGATGAATGGGGAAACCAGATATGGATTTGTCCCGGATGCAACAAAGCTGATGATGGCAGTCCCATGATAGGATGTGATGACTGTGATGACTGGTATCATTG GCCTTGTGTTGGGATCCTTACCGCCCCTCCGGAGGACCAGCAGTGGTTCTGTGTTAAATGTTCCAGCAAAAAGaaggacaaaaaacacaagaaaaggaaacacaaactgCATTGA